DNA sequence from the Streptomyces canus genome:
CGTCCAGCCATTCGAGCTTCTGCTGCTCCTCGGGTTGTGCGAGGTAGGCCATGGTCATGACGGTGTCCGTTCTGCGCGATCGGAGCCGGCTTTCGAGGCGAACACGAGATGCGCGGCGAAAGCGCGGGAGCCATCGCCGCACGTGAAGTGCCGAACGTCAGATGCCCACGGTCGACGATCCCGCCGCGTCCCCCGCTGATCTGATCATCCCCTCGGCAGTACACCGGCCGCCAGCCGCACGGGTAGGAACGGCAGTACCACTCCCCCGTCCCCGCCGCTGCGCCACCGGCTCTCAGAAGCTGTGTCACATCCTCTTTCCGCAGGTCACGGTGTAATTGGATGGGTGGGTAAGTGGCTTTCCGTTCGGTTCAGCGTCCACTGACGCTGAACCGAACGGACGTGGTCCTCACCATTCGTCCTCGTCAAACGGTTCTGGGTGCACATCGCACCGGACTCGGGTCGGATCAACTTGGCCACGGCACCACCATTCACCTGATGGTGAAGCAGGGGGAAGGGGAAGAGTGGCTAGGGCGGCGTTCAGCGGCCCCACCTCGGGTCTTGCGGTGCCAGGGTGGATGTGATCGTGGGCCGGCCCGCGTTACTCCTGGTTGTCGAGTTTCTCGTAGAAGGACAGGAGGCCGTCTGCGAGCCTGTTGGGGGCTTCCATCGCCGCGTAGTGGCCGATCCCGTCGAGGGAGAGGGCGCTGACGTCCTCGGCGACCTGACGCAGGGTCGCCGGAGTGAACTCTCCCGATCTGCCGCCGACGGCGAGCACGGGCGTGGTGAGTTTCCGGCATGCCAGTTGGCGGATTTCTTCGCCTTCGCGGAGCATCGATCGATACAGTCCGGCCGCGCCGTTGAACGCGTCGGGTCGTGCGTAGGAGCGGACGAGTTCGTCGATGTCGTCGTCGGTGAACGCGTCAGGGGCCACGCAGAGCGACGGGATCGCGTACTGCGCGAGGAATGCCCGTTCTCGGCCGGCGAGCAGCATTTCGGGGATGCCCGGGGCGGCGAGCACGCCGATGTGCCAGGCACCGCCGTGGGCGACGTCCGCGAGCCTTTCGACACCGAACCCGGGCAGCCCGGTCTCGATCGCTGCATAGCTTCGCACGAGGTCGGGGCGTGTGGCGGTGACGCGGAACGTGGTGGGACCGCTGATGTCCTGGCCCGTGAGGTGGACGGGGCCCGCGTCGAGCCGCGCGATCAGTTCGCTCAGGTCCTGGGCCGCGGTCACACTGTCGTGCGCTGTGGTCGCGGTGGCGGAGTCGCCGAAGCCGCGAAGGTCGGGGGCGAATACGCGGTGGTGCTCGCTGAGCAGGGGAATCAACTTGCGGAAGACCCACCAGGTCTCGGGGAAGCCGTGGACCAGCATGACGGGAGAGCCGACGGTCCCGGCCGATATGTAGTGCAGTTCGGTCCCGTTCACGCTGACCTGGTGGTGTTCGACGCCCGGGATGGTGGCGCCGCCGGTCATGGGGTCCATCGTTCTCCTGGATTCGATCGACAACATAGTTGTCAATCTACGGGTCGACAACGTGATTGTCGACCTTCACTTCTCGTATGCTTCGCCGTATGGCACGTTCACCGGGCGCTGAACTCGCGCTGCTGCTTCTCGGCGGCTTCCAGTCGATGGTGGACGACGTGCACGGCGAACTGGCGCACCGCGGGCACCCGGGCGTACGTGCATCACATGAGTTCGCCCTGCGCGCCATCGACGAGGGAGCGGACACGGCCTCGGCGCTCGGCCGCCGACTCTCGGTCTCCAAACAGGGCGCCGCCAGGACGATCGCCGCACTGGAGAGGCTCGGATACGTCGAACGGGAGCCCGACCCGAGCGACGGCCGCCTCAAACGGCTCCAGGT
Encoded proteins:
- a CDS encoding alpha/beta fold hydrolase codes for the protein MDPMTGGATIPGVEHHQVSVNGTELHYISAGTVGSPVMLVHGFPETWWVFRKLIPLLSEHHRVFAPDLRGFGDSATATTAHDSVTAAQDLSELIARLDAGPVHLTGQDISGPTTFRVTATRPDLVRSYAAIETGLPGFGVERLADVAHGGAWHIGVLAAPGIPEMLLAGRERAFLAQYAIPSLCVAPDAFTDDDIDELVRSYARPDAFNGAAGLYRSMLREGEEIRQLACRKLTTPVLAVGGRSGEFTPATLRQVAEDVSALSLDGIGHYAAMEAPNRLADGLLSFYEKLDNQE
- a CDS encoding MarR family winged helix-turn-helix transcriptional regulator yields the protein MARSPGAELALLLLGGFQSMVDDVHGELAHRGHPGVRASHEFALRAIDEGADTASALGRRLSVSKQGAARTIAALERLGYVEREPDPSDGRLKRLQVTDRGHDMMTLGASLFDEVRERWAAHMGPEQLEALEAHLARLVASRPSSVEAAARLNDDLGEVT